In Kaistella sp. 97-N-M2, the sequence ACAGTACCTCTTCTTTTGTTAAGGTCACCTACGATATCACCCATGTATTCTTCCGGCGTTACCACTTCAATTTTCATGATTGGTTCCATAATTACCGGTTTGGCTTTTCTACCCGCTTCTTTGAAGCCCATTTTAGCAGCAAGTTCGAAAGAAAGTGCATCGGAATCCACCGGGTGGAAAGATCCGTCTTTCAAGGTTACTTTGATGCCTTCGATTTCGAAACCAGCTAAAGGACCATTTTTCATGGCTTCTTTGAAACCTTTTTCTACGGAAGGAATAAATTCTTTTGGAATGTTACCGCCTTTGATTTCATTGATGAATTCAAGACCTGGTTTGTTGTCATCAGCCGGAGCCAATTCAAACACGATATCAGCAAATTTACCACGTCCACCGGATTGTTTTTTGTAAACTTCTCTGTGGGGAGCAACTTGTGTAAGGTTTTCTTTGTATTCTACCTGTGGTTCACCCTGGTTAACCTCAACTTTAAATTCTCTTCTCATACGGTCAACAATAATGTCGAGGTGAAGTTCACCCATACCGGAGATGATCGTCTGTCCTGAAGCTTCGTCAGTTTTAACCTGGAAAGTAGGATCTTCTTCAGCTAATTTGGCTAAAGCGTTACCCATTTTATCCTGGTCAGCTTTAGTCTTAGGTTCTACCGCGATACCGATTACGGGATCAGGGAATACCATAGATTCAAGTACGATAGGGTGTTTCTCATCGCAAAGCGTATCACCAGTTTTGATGGATTTAAATCCTACTGCTGCACCAATATCACCCGCCTCGATAAATTCAATAGGCTCTTGTTTATTAGCATGCATCTGGAAAATACGGGAGATTCTTTCTTTGTTACCGGATCTTGTGTTCAGTACATAAGAACCTGCATCAAGTCTTCCGGAATAGGCTCTGAAGAATGCCAGTCTACCTACGAAAGGATCGGTTGCAATCTTAAAGGCCAGGGCCGCGAAAGGCTCGGATACTGAAGGTTTTCTGGAGATAGGCTCATCTGTTCTTGGGTCTGTACCGTCGATCGCTTCTTTATCCATTGGAGAAGGAAGGTATCTACAAACAGCATCAAGCATGAACTGTACTCCTTTATTTTTAAATGATGATCCACATGTCATCGGGATGATACTCATATCAAGCGTTGCAGCTCTAAGTGCTCTGTGAATTTCTTCTTCGGTAATGGAATTTTCGTCTTCCATAAATTTCTCCAAAAGATCTTCATCATAAGCAGCAATTTCTTCAATCAGCTGTGCTCTGAACTGTTTCACTTCGTCCACCATATCAGCCGGGATTTCTACGATATCAAAGGTAGAACCGTGGTTTTCATCATGCCATACAATCGCACGGTTTTTTACCAAGTCTACAACACCTTTGAAATCAGCTTCGTCGCCGATTGGCAATACGATTGGAACTGCGTTAGAACCAAGCATTTCTTTCACTTGCTTGCAAACCATAAGGAAGTCAGCTCCCTGTCTGTCCATTTTGTTTACGAAGCCCATACGTGCAACTTTGTAGTTGTCTGCAAGTCTCCAGTTGGTTTCAGACTGTGGCTCTACTCCATCTACTGCGGAGAAAAGAAATACAAGTCCGTCAAGTACACGAAGGGAACGGTTTACCTCTACGGTAAAATCTACGTGTCCCGGTGTATCGATAATGTTGAAATGATAATCTTTCGCTTCCGGAAGAGGTTTTCCCTGTTCAGTTGGAAATTTCCAGTCTACAGTTACTGCAGCAGAGGTAATGGTAATTCCTCTTTCCGCTTCCTGCTCCATCCAGTCGGTAGTAGCACCACCTTCATGGGTTTCACCGATTTTATGGTTTTTTCCGGAATAAAATAAAATTCTTTCTGTTGTGGTAGTTTTCCCTGCATCAATGTGCGCAGCGATACCAATATTTCTTGTAAGTAATAGGTCTCTTGCCATTTCAGATTAGAATTTAAAGTGTGAAAATGCTTTGTTTGCTTCAGCCATTCTGTGAGTGTCTGTTTTCTTTTTGTACGCAGCACCTTCTTCTTTTGCAGCAGCGATTACTTCAGAGGCTAATTTCTGAGCCATTGATTTGTCGTTTCTTGCTTTAGAATATTTGATTAACCATTTCATTGCCATAGAAATTTTTCTGTCGGCACGAATTGGCATTGGAATTTGGAAGTTTGCACCACCGATTCTGCGTGAACGTACTTCTACGTGCGGCATTACGTTAGTTAAAGCATCTTTCCAGATCTCCAAAGATTCTTTTTCGTTTTCTCCTTTTTTTGCTTCTACGATATCCATTGCATCATAGAATATTTTGAAGGCGATGGATTTTTTACCGTCGTACATCAAATTGTTTACAAATCTTGTTACCAGTTGATCATTAAATTTTGGATCCGGTAACAACGGTCTTTTTTTCGCTTTTGTCTTTCTCATTGTTTCGTTTCTTAAAATTTAAAGATTACTTTTTCTTACCTTTTGCTGGTGCTGCAGCAGCCTGACCAGGTTTTGGTCTTTTAGCTCCGTACTTAGATCTTCTTTGAGTTCTTCCAGCTACACCTGCGGTGTCCAAAGCTCCACGAACAATGTGATAACGTACTCCCGGTAGGTCTTTCACCCTTCCTCCGCGTACCAATACTATCGAGTGCTCTTGAAGATTATGTCCTTCGCCGGGAATATAGGCGTTGATCTCTTTACCGTTTGAAAGTCTTACCCTTGCAACTTTTCTAAGTGCAGAGTTAGGTTTCTTAGGAGTGGTAGTATATACTCTTGTACATACACCTCGTCTTTGTGGACATGAATCAAGGGCAGCCGATTTACTCTTCTTGGTAAGTGCGACTCTTCCTTTTCTAACTAGTTGTTGAATAGTAGGCATTAATTGCTTTTTATTTTAGGGTGCAAAAGTAATAATTATTTTTTTATCCCACAAACTCAAATCATTAATAATGATTTTCCAAATTAGCAACTCCTATATATAAAGAACGTAAAATTATTTGAGACGAAGTTGCGAGGTGTATAGAACCTGGGATTTGTCGGGAATGGTATCGTATTTTAGCCACTTAATCTCAGGATTTACCGTGCTCGCAATACTTTGCTTAATGTTGCCCTGCTGTGCATTTGTATGGGAATACTGAAAGGAGGTCTTCAACATTGGAATCTCGTACGTCGTTACCAATTTACGCTCCTTTTCATCATCGAAGATAAATTTTTTAGATTTAAATTTTGGCATCTGCGTCGCAATCTCTTTTTTATTTTCCAAATAGTTCTCCGGCATTTTCAGGCTGTATGCCGTTAGGAAAATCAGAAAAAAACAACCGACCCTAAAAATAATTTTATCGGAGTTTAAATCCTTAAAATAAATAAGGAGGAAAGAGAAAAACAAACAGAAGTTTGCCGCCGCCAACATTCGGACGTTCATTTCTTCGATCTGTTGAAAAAGACCGGAAATAAATAAAGTCACCGTATAAAAGCCTCCTATAATCCAAAGCAGGTGATGAAAATCCAGCGCAAGCGAAGCTTTTTTTCTGTTATACAGTTTGATGAAGTAAATCAATAATCCTACATCCAGCGTCATAACCAAAACCTGAAAAGTCATACTTCCGATACTGTTCGAAGCCGGTTTCAAACCGATAAACGGATCAACCACATTGGTCATTCCCAAAAAATCGCGGAAGAGATAAATGAACTGGTATTGCGCCGGCGCGCCACGGAGGTTTTCTCCGGTGAAACTGCCGAATGTCATATAATTAAATCCTAAATAGCCCGCAATCCCCGCTCCGGAAACTAGTAAAAATTTAAACAGATCATTTTTGTAAGGAGTGTAATTTCCCTTCATCATCTTAACCATCCAAAAAACACCAATTCCTAAATAAATGTAAATGGCAGAATACCGCACGCTAAACATAGCGATCATAACCAGGGACGAACCTATGATAAAAGTCTCGGCTTTTATTTTGTCCCGAAA encodes:
- the fusA gene encoding elongation factor G, which gives rise to MARDLLLTRNIGIAAHIDAGKTTTTERILFYSGKNHKIGETHEGGATTDWMEQEAERGITITSAAVTVDWKFPTEQGKPLPEAKDYHFNIIDTPGHVDFTVEVNRSLRVLDGLVFLFSAVDGVEPQSETNWRLADNYKVARMGFVNKMDRQGADFLMVCKQVKEMLGSNAVPIVLPIGDEADFKGVVDLVKNRAIVWHDENHGSTFDIVEIPADMVDEVKQFRAQLIEEIAAYDEDLLEKFMEDENSITEEEIHRALRAATLDMSIIPMTCGSSFKNKGVQFMLDAVCRYLPSPMDKEAIDGTDPRTDEPISRKPSVSEPFAALAFKIATDPFVGRLAFFRAYSGRLDAGSYVLNTRSGNKERISRIFQMHANKQEPIEFIEAGDIGAAVGFKSIKTGDTLCDEKHPIVLESMVFPDPVIGIAVEPKTKADQDKMGNALAKLAEEDPTFQVKTDEASGQTIISGMGELHLDIIVDRMRREFKVEVNQGEPQVEYKENLTQVAPHREVYKKQSGGRGKFADIVFELAPADDNKPGLEFINEIKGGNIPKEFIPSVEKGFKEAMKNGPLAGFEIEGIKVTLKDGSFHPVDSDALSFELAAKMGFKEAGRKAKPVIMEPIMKIEVVTPEEYMGDIVGDLNKRRGTVNGMDDRNNAKVIKGFVPLSEMFGYVTTLRTLSSGRATSSMEFEKYEAAPSNVAEKVIEKARG
- the rpsG gene encoding 30S ribosomal protein S7 yields the protein MRKTKAKKRPLLPDPKFNDQLVTRFVNNLMYDGKKSIAFKIFYDAMDIVEAKKGENEKESLEIWKDALTNVMPHVEVRSRRIGGANFQIPMPIRADRKISMAMKWLIKYSKARNDKSMAQKLASEVIAAAKEEGAAYKKKTDTHRMAEANKAFSHFKF
- the rpsL gene encoding 30S ribosomal protein S12; translated protein: MPTIQQLVRKGRVALTKKSKSAALDSCPQRRGVCTRVYTTTPKKPNSALRKVARVRLSNGKEINAYIPGEGHNLQEHSIVLVRGGRVKDLPGVRYHIVRGALDTAGVAGRTQRRSKYGAKRPKPGQAAAAPAKGKKK